Below is a genomic region from Rosa chinensis cultivar Old Blush chromosome 5, RchiOBHm-V2, whole genome shotgun sequence.
ACTTGTAATGTAATGTATTCTCATCACTCATAGTTGGAAATTTCCAAGAGTTCAAATAGCATGGAGTATAGAGGAATATTATGCTTTTGGTCCGTGTATTTTGATGAGATCAATGCAGTTTTGATCCTGTTTTGAGTTTTGTAATTTTAGTCTCGTCATTTTAGTCTTTGtagttttaataaaaaaaaaaattaaaaaaacagtGTTTGTCATGTTTTAGTTAACCTATCTATACTCATGCTTAAAGGTGGAATAAACGTTGAGCTTGAAGAAAATGACAAACATGACCATTTGCTTTAGTGAGTCTAGTCGTTCTCTTCTCATATTGACAAAAAATTGCAAAGACTGTAAATTCAAACGTAAGAACCAGATTACAAGGACTGAAAATGcaattagtttttcaattttagaattcctcattttttttcaattataacAAATCACAGTGATAGTCCAAGCACAAATTAGTAAGCTTTAGGGTACCTTTTTGTCAACGAAGTCCGCCCAGAACTTGGCTTGGGATCTTAGGTAAGATCAGAAGGCAACAATGGAACCCCATCTATCCAAACCTCATCAATGTATTGAACCACAATGAGTGACTCGGAGAGGGGTTTGCCATTGTGAATAAGCACCGGCACTTTCTTGTGAACCGGGTTCATCTGCAAGTGGGCTCTTGTTCTTCAAGTCCTCCTCCTTGTACTCACCCCTTCCTCAGCCAGTGCTATCTTCACCATCGCCACGAATGGGCTAGGCCGAAAGCCCAGCAACACCACCTCATTCGCCATTGAAGTCTCGAATAACGATTAATGTAAGTTCAGTTAACTTAGGTGGAGCACAATGTGTATGTAACTGTGAGTATTTATACTAAAACTCTAGATCAAGCAAGAAGTGACCAACTAGCTCGGTGCCTCCAGCATTATACATTGATTCAGAATTGTTTAATACCTGGAgaattgaattcttttttttctttttttttttgggtctgggAGAATTGAATTCTCAATTCCTCTTTTTCTTGCATAATACACATAACAAATCCTAGATTCTTCCACCCAGATATGTCACTACTTTTTCATCAACAAATCATGATTTATTTCGATTgaataataattttttgttttatgaaAGACATTTTTTTGGACAATGGTCACTTTCATCACTCAAGAAACCAAAGATACATGTACatgcctttcaaaaaaaaaaaaaagatacatgTACATGATATAAATTATAAAGCAGCACAGATGCTGTTGTGTTTCTAATATTCTTTTGTAAGAATATAATCAAGATGCATGTACCTGTcaaatttattattaatttttcttattctctAATCCCTCAGATTTGTCGCTACTTTTTCATTAACAAATCATGATTTAattagggggggggggtgaaatttgcacacccaaaaTTACAAATTGCACACcctcttattttttttaatagtatTTCATATCACATTTGTTTAGACTTCCTGTACTACCCTAAAAAAATCAgagttttcttttttcctttttgggttctctctctctctgtggctAGCACGGACCCTGTTACTACTTCTTCATGCTGCTTAGATGAGGAGACCAAAAAAGCAGCATGAGTCCTCAATGATTGCAAAGAAGCACAAGATGCATTAGTGAAATGAAACATATGCATATGCCACAAACCAGAACCCATGACCAAGACATCTGGGTAGTTTCGATTCCGGTTGAAACCCGCAACCAGAGAAGTCAAATTGAGAGCATAAAGCTTGAACAGAAGAAGTCTAACCCGCCCAAAAGAAGTCTAACCTCATCCCAATCTCATCAACCACAATATGATAATCACTGTGGCGCAGCTCATCCCGAACCGTGTCCATTCACTCTCAATCGAGAACCAGAGCGAGCAGCAAGTCAGCGACGAGCCTGGCCTAAGAGTCGCCGGCAACGACGACCCAAGATCCGTTGAGGAGATCGGCGGCGTCGAATCGGCCGAGGCCAAGCTTGTGGTAATCGAGGGGGGGGGATCAGAATCGGGGGAGTGAGTGACGTCCCAAACGAGGTCGTGGAGGTGGGAGAGGCAGGAGTCGTGGCGGTTCTGGAAAACGACGACGGAGGAGACGATGGTGACGAAGCCGGTGACGAAAGGGAAGTAAGGGGTGAGGTGGATGCCGATGGCGAGAGTGATGAAGAGGGCGCCGCTAAAGAAGAGCATCTTGTTGCAGCTGAGATGATAACCGGCCATGCCCATTAGAACTAAAACCACAACGCAAGCCGCCAACACTCCCAATTGAACTGCTTCGATCTGTTGGGAATGagaacaagaaaacaaagaacTCAAACACAAGAACTGGATTGAATGACTTGATTCTTTATTGAATAACAGTGGTTATTATATAGCCTTACATGAACAAACAGAATAGCTAGAAAACAGCCCAGGCCAACAGAAACGTGGTAAATGCAACAAGAAATAGTCAAAACAGAAATCCCTAAAGAAAGTGTCAAAGCTGTGAACAACTTCCTAAAGACTAGGGACATATTAAAACTGAAATTAGAACCTAATCAGCAATGATACTAATACCTCCAGGAAACCAGAAAACCCTTCATTCGTTCCCTTAAACTTACTACAAATTGCAGTCAAGGAACCTTCCAAACACCCAGCTGCTCTCTTAACTTCAAAAAAGCATCAAGCTTCAGAGGTTTGGTCATCAAACCTGCCACCTGATCCTGACTTCCACAATGAACCAATGCAATTGTACCTTCCTTAGTAAGATTTCTCAAGAAATGGTACCTCACATCAATATGCTTGCTGTGCCAGTGCATCACCGGATTCTTAGACAGCTTGATAGTTGAGCTGTTGTCACATCTCACATATGTGCACCCTTCATCAGAATGCCCAAATTCCTTCAAAATCCTTTTTATCCAGAGAGATTGACATGCACACATCGCAACTGCTACAAATTCTGCCTCTATGGTTGATAGAGTCACTATTGGCTgcttctttgaactccatgaaACTGCACCAGAGCTCAGTAAAAATACATAGCCACTTGTACTTTTCCTATCCTCCGTATCTCCGGCATAGTCACTATCCGTAAATGCAAGAAATTCACCACTTCCTCCTTTCTTGTAATGAATTCCAAAGTTTACAGtccctctcaaatatcgaagtGCCCTTTTTGCTACTTGTAGACGAAGCTTTGTAGGTTTAGACATGTATCTGCTTATGAGGTAAGTGACAAACATCATATCCGATCTTGTGGCCGTGAGATACATCAAACTATCCACCAATTGCTTATAGTATGTTTCATCCACTGTAATGCCATCTTCATCTTTGTTGATCTTGCATCCAGGAACTATTGGATTATTAACTGAATTGCTCTCCATCATACCAAACCTTTTCAAAACCTCTAGTGCATATTTCCTTTGGCATATTTAAATACCATCTGACCTCTGTAACACTTCAATCCCAAGAAAAAAACAGCATCTTCCCCAAGTCCGACATGTCGAACTCTCTCATCATGGAACTTTtgaactcagacaacataatttcaTCATCACCAGTAAATAttaaatcatcaacataaacacTTACAATGATGATCTTTCCTTCCCTGATTTTCTTAGTGAATAACGCCTGCTCGCTGTCACACCTTTGGAAACCTTCATTGATGAAGTGTGCTTCGATTCGGCTGAACCAAGCTCATGGAGCTTGTTTTAATCCATACAAAGCCTCATGCAACTTGTAAACTAGATGTTCGCTCCCCCTTTTCTCATACCCCTTCGGTTGTTCAAATAGACATTTTCCCTCtgctcaccatgaagaaaggcCTATTTGACATCTAACTGAAAGATTTTCCAGCTTTTCTGTGCTACTAAAGCAATAATCATCCTCACTGTATCCAACCTCGATATCGGTGCAAAAACCTCTGTGTAGTCTATGCCATGCTTTTGTGAGTACCCTTTAGCAACTAGCGTTACCTTGTGCTTATCCATTTCCCCATGCTCATTGTACTTCATTTTGTATACTCACTTCACCCCGATTTTTTTGCTCCAGTCGACAGCTCAGTGAGTGTCTCTATGGAGTTGGTCTCACAGTCCATAGCAAGTCTCTAATTTGCATTCTTTACTGCTTCTTCGAAATGAATAGGATCAGCTGACACAACTAATGCCATGTCTGATTCATCTTCAGATAAGCCTTCCCTAGTAACATAATCTTGCATCCACATTGGAGGATCCCTCACTCTCTCTTCATCTTCACCTACTTCATCTCTAGTTCTATCTCCCTCACCAATCTCTATACAACTGTTTCTCTCCTCATCATTATTAATATTTTCACCTCCACCGTCACTTTCCATATCTCCCTCACTATTTTCTTCATTCTCACCCCATTCTAAGTCTAAAAGAATTTGCTTCTCATAAGACACATCCCAAACCCAATCCCACTGTTTTTCTTCTTCGAAAACCACATCCCTACTCACTACAATCTTCCTAGTGATAGGATCAAACAATCTATACCCCTTTGACTCCTCACTAACTCCCAACAAAACACAAGGAAAACTTTTATTATCAAGCTTACCTCTTCTCACATCTGGAATGTGTACATGAGCCAAGCAACCAAAGACTCGAAAGTGATCTACTGAGGGTTTTATCCCACTCCATGCTTCTTGCGGTGTGATATCTTTCACTGCCAATGTCGAACACCTATTTAGAACATAGAAAGTCCAATTCACTGCCTCTAGCCAAAATGTCTTCTGAATCCTTTTGTCAGAAAGCATCGATCGGACCATGTTCATTACTGttatgtttttcctttcagcTACACCATTGTGTTGTGGTGTGTATGTCGTGGTCAGCTGCCTCTTGATACCCTTTCGCTTGCAGAACTCATTGAACTCATTGGAAGTAAATTCTCCTCCCATATCAGTCCGTAAACACTGCACAAACATCCATGTGTCCTTTTCAACCATTATTTTGAACCTTTTAAAGCAATTCAATGCCTCTGACTTTTCAACTAATAAAAACACCCATGATTTCCGactaaaatcatcaatgaaacaCAATGTGTACCTATTTCCACTATTGGACTCAGGTGAGATCGGACCGCAAATATCGACATGAATCAGCTCCAATTTCTGACTTGCTCTCCAAGTGATTTTCTTCGGCATGGCATCTCTAGGTTGCTTGCCATTGATACAATCCGTGCAGGTCATGCTTGAGGTAGGAAATTGAGGAAGTCCACATACCATCTTCTTCCATTGCAGGGTTCTTAAACCTTTATAGCTCAAATGGCCATATCTTCTATGCCAAAGGTAGGAGAGGTCTTGAGAGCTTGTGTGAAAACATCTTTCTGGTTGAGCTTGTGCAGATACTTGAGCTTGAGTCTGTGCTAGTAGGATGAACATTCTGTTGGCGCTCATTAGGGTTTGAATGATTAAACCCTTCTCTGGATGGTAGATCTTACAAACTCCTCCCTAAATTAAGATTGCCAAACCTCTCTCTTGAAGTTGTCCTATGCTCAAGAGATTATTTTTGAGCTCTGGAACATAGTACACTTCATTGACAACATGATTAACTCCATTCAATAGTAGCTTCACATTTCCTTTTCCAACCATACTCATTCTACTATTGTTTCCCAACTTAACTGAATGTTGAAAACTATCATCTAAATTGATAAACATACCTCGATATCCACACATACGATTGGATCAACCTGAGTCAAGGAACCAAGCATCATTCTGTTTCACCTCATGCAATTCAACATACGACATCAGTAGCATCTCATCCTCTTCATTCAACTCTGCATAGTTGGCTTCCTTGTTCAACGTTGGACATTCATATTGGAAATGTCCAAGTTTATGACACTTGAAGCATTCCACCATGGCCCTATTGAACACTTGTCCTCTTCCACGACCTCTTCCTTTGTAATTGCTTCTTCCTCGGCCTCTTCCTCCAACTCTTTCATCATAGACTCTCAATGCTTGATCATCTCCTTCAttcttttagaattttttttcatgaACGAGTAATGAACTCTGCAGTTCATCCACTGAAAGACTATTGATATCTTTCGACTCCTCGATCGAACAGACTATGTAGTTGAACTTCTCAGTAAGTGTGCGCAAGATCTTCTCAACGATCTTCACATTAGACATGTTCTCTCCAAGATTCCTCATGTCGTTTGCTACCAGCATCACCCTTGCAAAGTAATCTGTGACAGATTCTCCAAATTTCATCTCCAACACTTCAAAATTCCTGCGAAGGATTTGAAGCTGAGCACACTGTACCCTAGCATTTCCTTGGTACTTGACCTTCATGGAATCCCACAGTTGCTTTGCCGTCTCCTTCTGAGCAATTGTCTTGAGGATGGACTTGTCAATGGATTGGAAAAGATAATTCTTGGCCATCAGATCCTTCAACTTTGTCTCCTCCAAGGTTTTCCTCTGTGCACCAGTTAAAGCTTCTCCAGGTGCAGGCTCTGCATACCCTGTCTCAATAACACTCCAATACTCCTTTGAACGTAGGAGATTCTCCATTAGCATGTTCCAATGCTCATAATCCCCATTGAACTTTGGAATGCAAGGTTGCGCAAAGTTACTTGACTCTGCTGCCATCTTTTCACTTCCTCACTCTGTGTTTTGGAAATCACTCAAAAAGACTGCTGCTTTTTCTTTTCAAGCCCAGtaggggctctgataccagtttgtTGGGAATGAGAACAAGATAATAAAGAACTCAAACACAAGAACTGGATTGAATGACTTGATTCTTTATTGAATAACAGTGGCTATTATATAGCCTTACATGAACAAACATAATAGCTAGAAAACAGCCCACGCCAACAGAAACGTGGTAAATGTAACAAAAAAGAGTCAAAACAGAAATCCCTAAAGAAAGTGTCAAAGCTGTGAACAACTTCCTAAAGACTATGGACTTATTAAAACTGAAATTAGAACCTAATCAGCAATGATCCTAATACCTCGAGGAAACCAGAAAACCCTTCACGACCAAtggggggagggagagaggacccaaagagaaaaagaaaactctGATTTTTTTAGGGTAGTTTAGGAAGTCTAAACGGATGTGATATGAAAtactattaaaaaaataagagggtgtgtgcaaatttcaccacCCTTTAAGCCTTTAATTATTTCGATtgaatgataatttttttgtCTTATGAAAGGCATTTTTCTTTAGACAATGGTCACTTTCATCACTCAAGAAACCAAAGATACATGTCATGTACGGTGTAAATTATAAAGCAGTCATGTACGGTGTAAATTATAAAGCAGCCTTGGCTGCTAGCTAGGCATTTATGATTTATTGTTGTGTTACTAATATTCTGTTGTTATAAATTAAGGTGCATGCACctctcaaattttttatttattattattattgttgttgttatttttattttttttattttttatttttttattttttattttgttcttcttcttcttcgtctctaATCTATAGGTAAAACAACAATAAAAGACTTATGTGGTTATACCATTAGACCAAATGATTATGaactaatattttattttatttttagttaaaTAAGAGGTAAGCGTTGTGGTGACCCTAAGGCCAGCTTTTCTGATTTGGTGAGATCGATCTCGTCCTGCGGCGCTTGACGTCTTGATGTTGTGTGGTCTACTGCCGGACTGAAGTTTTGATGCTATTGCTTGGGGACGGTTTCCTTTGGAGTGTCGTTTGCTCAAAGATCTAGCATGGTGATTTTCAACGGTCGATTTCGGTGCGAAGTCTCTGAAGCACTGTGGTCGGATTGTTCAAAGTTGTTGTGCTTTCCTGGACCGCCAATGACATGGCATGGGTTGTGCAGGTGCTGCATAAATGGCAGGGTGGGTAGTGTGATTCCGGTTATGTCTAATGAGTGGATATAGTTCTATGTAATATTGTAGGTGCGTACTAATCCATTTTTTGTCTATCTATAGATGACAGCAGTGTTAAGAGTATAggtcaaagtcaaaaaaaaggTCAAAGATCAAAGTGATAATAAGCAAGTCAATATAAATACGGAGAATTTATTCTTTATTAATGTAAGTTGGTTAcctattaaaaatttaaaactacCTAAAGAAAATTCAGAAACAGtacatcatcttcttccttggttttctagttttcttaGATATCTTGCTTTCTTCTACTTTTTATGTTTTATCATGAATTTCAGCAAGCGGAATGGTGTGTAATGACTATTTTAACTTGAGATGAATGATGTCGCCGATTTGGATTtgattaaaaaacaaaacaaaaaatatcattatatggcaaaagaaaaaaaaaattggcactGTTTTCATTtcgttctttattttttctttcttctttttgggaaATCCAATTTAGCAAAACTACAAAGTTCCTTCTCGATTCTAGAAAGGGTGCTGCTACCTCATTCAGCCATGTTCATCTCTGATAATCAAGAAATTGGGAAAAAACATGAAAGTTCTTCATTCAAGCTGTTCCTATCTTTCTCttttttgaatttgagaagaAAACTATATATTAACCCGTTAGGGGCGCATGATCTATCGTTATTAACACTGCATGCATGTGATTCCACATCATTTTGAATCTTACAGTTCGTACTGATAGATATGGAGAGATCGAGAGAGAGTCATAAATTGgcctcacttgtcaccttctcAGATGCCGTGCCGATTAAGCTGCTGATTCTATCCACACCCGTACGTACTGGTCCATCCAAAAAGGAAACCTTACATTTCGTACGTGCTAATCCACTTTTTTGGACTATACAATGTATAGTTCATTCTTATAAAGTTATTTCTTGTTTCTAGTTATGAGCTTTACCGATCGATTATACCAGATCTGATTAGGTGATTAATTTAGTAGACATGTATTCCCCGTAATCCACAAGAAAATCCGGGTGTTCTTACTCGTGAAGGTTCAAACTCATAATGTTTAAGTTTATAGTAGGTTTATGTATATTGTATGCGGAAATTAAACACGCTAGGTCAATATATTGTAAGGAATGTGGATTTGGTACGATATTAAATATTACGGATCGTCAATTTCGTATCTTGCATGGTACCCTCAAAACAGGATAACCTATAAGGTGTGGCAACCCCAAAACGTTTAGGATCTAGAAGGCATGAAAATGACTGAACGTGCCGACCGAATGAAAGATACAGCCAATTTCAGTTTAAGTAACCCTATAAGAAGGTGCCCATTATCGTTCCCGGTTCTCCATCTTCCTCTTTCAATCTTCCCAGAACTCTTCCTCAGTTTCTCTAGCCTATCTGTAATGGAGGAAAGAGTCAGTACTGAAGTAGCTGTCCCACAGATGATTTCAGTGCGGAAGCGCCAACAGACCAAAATGTTGGATACAATTTTTGAGGAAGAGTACTACGATCTGGAGTTGATCAAACCTTGCTGCCGACAATTTACAGATCAACTTCTAGTTATGATCTTGACATATCATGTTATGGTAAGAAGCAGCTCATACTGACTGCGGAAGTGGACGGAGGTCTAGAGATTAATTAGAAGAGAATAAAGAGCCATGACATTGAAGTATAGTCATGGATCATTTTAGCTATTGCATTATGTTTTTTGAAGTTGCAACCACCACTTTAATTTGTTCTTCTCCTcatggaattttttttaaacttcCAAGGAGATTGCAActgctgtaatttttttttttttcattgaagGAAAATGAGAAATAAATGACGACCGTGTGGTTAGAAAACATGGTT
It encodes:
- the LOC112203410 gene encoding uncharacterized protein LOC112203410; this encodes MAAESSNFAQPCIPKFNGDYEHWNMLMENLLRSKEYWSVIETGYAEPAPGEALTGAQRKTLEETKLKDLMAKNYLFQSIDKSILKTIAQKETAKQLWDSMKVKYQGNARVQCAQLQILRRNFEVLEMKFGESVTDYFARVMLVANDMRNLGENMSNVKIVEKILRTLTEKFNYIVCSIEESKDINSLSVDELQSSLLVHEKKF